In the Lytechinus variegatus isolate NC3 chromosome 17, Lvar_3.0, whole genome shotgun sequence genome, TCAATTAAAAGAATAATTGAAATCGTGCATAAACTGCAGTCTGCACTGAAAATAGGCgaaacttaaattttttttgtgtcCATTTTCATTTCGCCGGCGGAGTAGCTCAGTAGTAGGCCTAACATTTATTTTCCCGCGTTTTGTGATTGTGAATCAGCTGTGGTAGGCTAATTGAAATTTGATTACTGTCTGATACCtgattcttcttttttattgacAGGATGTATTCACCCAAAAGAACTCCACACTCAAACCAAGAGCTATCCTCGGAGAGGTCCAGGTAagaagttcccccccccccctccatatcAGAAATTTCTCGCTCGTCAGTCGTTCAGATCCAGCGAGCAAGGGCTTACGCAAGCCAACGGCCGACGCCATGCGACTCGACCGTTGGCGTTGCGGGCCTTACATAAGCATTGACCCAACGGCTTTCCGCGCTCTCGCTGAGCTGTGACATACAGTAACCTGAACTCATTGTTCTCCGGTCAGCTTTCTGACTTCGAATTCTATTCCCATCATCCTGCCCATTCCTCATTTTTTGAAAAGCAGTTTCTGGTTTGTGCATTTCTTGAGGCATGcctatttacatgatttatgCCAAGGcaaattgtcaaatttaaaaTGTCGGAGTCAGTTTGATTCTGACTCGACTGTGTGACAAGTGCAAGTCAAAGTTTGAACATTACAAATTGCTATCCTTTCCATTCCACAATCTGCTGACAATAATTAGCGAGACCAGTCATGCCAGATAAATTTAACTAACGTTAGGCTCTATTTTCAATTGGGCAAGTGACAgacaatgatttatttttagatgTTAACTTTATTTAAAACCTAATTATCAGGCCTAAACTAAAGCCGCCTAATGGCTAATTAGGCCTAGGTCCTAGGCCTatgccttttttttttcagtttcactttttctatttttttttttggggggggggggttaaatctACTCATGCAAGCCTGATTGCTAGACTTGGATTTGAGTCTAGGCCTACTCAATATTCAAGAAttcaatctgttttttttttatctttcaattattttttttttgccttgccacttcaattttttacatgtagtAGTGTTTCAACTTCAAGATCCTGATgtaaccttatttttttttgtcttttcccCAGAATTTACTGCAAGTGGAAATCCCCTATTCACAAAAATTGAAAGAACATGCAAAGGTATGTAATTTTCACCCATCTTCATTATTTATTGCCAAGTCTTACACAATGCTGAGACTTCTGAATAGTTTCTTTCACttatgaaaatgcaaattatttatttccatCTAAACTAAGTTATCACAGTcctgaattattatttttttatattgaagtGTTTGTTTCTGATACCAGTTCTTaatcttacatgtatttgtatgtgcagatttattttaaatgtacTGTGAGTGACAAAACTTGGTCTCAGTCTAGTCAAGATATATTAAAGCTCTGGAGATTAATGTTTGTTGTATACATCTTTGTTTCAGTGAAGATTATGAAAATATCTCTTCTAGTTAGTGTAGTACATTAAAAGGATTCTGTAGAAATGTGTCTGAAAATGAAGGTCTGGATTGATTTCCTTAAATTAGATCGACAAAAGTCATGTCATTAATATCAACAATCATgatcttttttatatttcttttaatgtgagttttctttctttttagtcAAAACTTGTCAAACAAGAGAACACAGGCAAAAGAGTAGTCTCCAATGTAAGTAAATTATCTCTCCCCTTTAGAAATATTTAAAGGATGCCATTGTCTTGActaagtttgaaagaaattgagtTTAGTCGACCACTAACAAACATGGGTGATTGTATTTCtacaatttttaaagtaaaacaaattcaCCATAAGTAAAATCATCTTGTGTACTCGCTGTACTGTCTAATCCATCTTTAATtctcttcgtttttttttatgcCTCCGGCCACAGTAGATGGTAGATTTGAGTAGGCATACCTACaccagtacatgtatttgtgggggggggggcatttttatCATGCATTTTCCCCTCCCACAATTTGACACTAATTTTGCAGCcacttataggcctatattgaagtgctcttcaacatcaaatctgTCCATTAGAAGCTGGATTTCTGGACCCTAATAGTACATGCAATAATCATCTACAAGTAACAAAGGCTCTTTTTGTATATACGGGTATTGCTGAATAAGACTACATATCGGTGTATAAACGTGATACATTGAGTGCCACAGTGCTCGTCTATAACAACATACATGCTGGTCCTAATAATCACTATCACTTAATCCTTGAATGAAAATTACAGAAGCGAGAGGAAGAACCTCTTCTAAGGGAGAACTCCCGACGCTTTGTCATCTTCCCCATCCAATATCATGACATCTGGCAATTCTACAAGAAGGCGGAGGCATCCTTCTGGACGGCCGAGGAGGTCGATCTTTCCAAAGACTTGGACCATTGGGCCAAGCTCACAGACAATGAGAGGCACTTCATCTCGCATGTTCTTGCTTTCTTCGCTGCAAGCGATGGTATTGTCAATGAGAACTTGGTAAGTAGTTCTTGTAGAAATGCACCCTCAGAATGTGGCCCTGAAAAGCAGGGTGCTGAGCTCTACCTCATGCTTGCCAAATCTTTTTCTGACCAAAATTGCTTGCGGAACATTTTTTAACAAACCAGCACTCCATCCTGCTTTGGGAGTGGATAAATTTCATACATTGTGTTTGGAGAAACCTGGgtttgatttcatgatttcacagtaaatttcaacaattttgaaGTGAGCAAATAAACATCCCTTTTCAAACTTAATTGGAAAATACTTTTTAAGGGTGGAGTAAATCTGgcaaaacaatattttatggTATTCTGAGATTGAACATATGTTCTAATCAATCAGTTGATATACAATTTTCACATATATGTAAAAATTCAGGAATGCGCAGTGGTTCCCCCTTTTAATGACGAATTAAAATGATGAACTGTTGATAAATAATTCCCAAGGCCAGTTTAAATCGAGTACTCATGGGAAAAAAACCCTTAAGTTATAAATCATAACCGATTGTAATACTTAAACCGttcaatgattttaattttccttctcCAGGTTGAAAGGTTTAGCCAAGAAGTGCAGATTGCAGAGGCGAGGTGTTTCTACGGGTTCCAGATTGCAATTGAAAACATCCACTCAGAAATGTATTCATTACTCATCGACACATACATCAAAGATTCAGCTCAGAGGTAAAGATAGccttttaaaaatttatttagaacttatttttggctttcctccCAAAAAATATGGGAGCTCTTTCAGACTTTTTCCCAATTATTTGTGACCACTTGTGTCCCTGCTATTCAGCAACTACCAACTAAAAATAGTACGACTTGTCAGCCcagttgatttgaattcatGTCAAAATTCTACTGACTAAAAGATGTCCATGAAGTGTAAAATGAAATTCCACAAAGATTTATGTTATCCAAATAACCTATATTCCACTAGTTATATTCGACTGTCAAAAAAGACGTACCGTATAATTGATTCAAGTTAAATGTAATTAAGTATACTTTTTTATGAAAGCTCTTATCAACATATGAAAGAGTTCATAATATTCTAGGCCAACGATGTTGATTGGTTTTAAAGAGCAAAGATCATTGCACTTATGGGTGATAGGATCATGATTCCAGTTTCGTGATTAATTATGAAGtactttcaatcaatttttccatttcaAGTCGTGAGAAGGAATAGGAAGCATAGATTACAGATTTAAATTCAGATTGCTTTACATGGAAGCTCTTTCAACCACTATTCCATTTTCTACTCTCCATCATTCTTTCAACAGAGATTACCTCTTCAATGCCGTTGAGACCATGCCGTGTGTCACCAAGAAAGCGCAATGGGCGCTGGACTGGATCAGTAGCGACAGCGCAGACTTTGGTACAAGGGTCGTTGCTTTCGCAGCAGTAGAGGGCATCTTCTTCTCGGGTTCCTTTGCCGCAATCTTCTGGCTCAAGAAACGAGGTCTGATGCCAGGGCTTACCTTCTCAAATGAACTCATCAGCAGAGACGAGGTAACCTATTGTAGATAACTCTGCCTAAGTACATTCCTTTGACACAGCAGAAATCTCTTCAACTTTGACATAGATGTATACATACATTGCATTTGACGCATGTTTTGAATTGACCAGGGGCACATCTTACTAAGAGTccagattgatccaatcaacctcaactgtatggaagTCCATtgattgtcataatttttttttttttaaattgcataaTGTTTAGTAAGCAAAGAAAagcactgaattttcaagaaatcaatgaatgtatgaatttaCACCATATCAAAGTATTTCAAGCAAACATGGATTCTAGGTGACTAGGCATTGTTATGCACTGGCATTCTATAGTTACATGtatggttgatcagatcaattgctACTCATTGTAAGACAGGGTCCTGGTCTAATGGAGGTAGTTTCCTGTATTAAGGTATTCCTTTCACCTATTAAACCCAAGGGTCCAGTTTACATAACTAATTGATTGGTCAGCACTGCCATTTCTCTACAGGATTGTAGCGCCCATGATGCAACAGGATCATACTGTTACACGCGGTGAAATTGAAACTGGATAGATATTTAATGTGTAAATATAAGATACGGTGTCAGGGATACTTTTTTCTGGGTATTCATGAGCCCACCAGCTTTAATTTGGaaaattgtattaatttttaCATTGGTTCCTGTGGGAGTTAAGGGGCTATCTTTCAATTTGGGAGTGCCCCTTAAGGCATATTGGCCGAGGCTTTGGTGTAATTTTTGtcccttaaagagaaattccagtagttgcagttaacactgatttcatgagaaagtctgtaaaacaaggcttaattgccagtatatcatcgaggatctagatctggtacagttacattaactggactttgtgaaatcttgaaatctacgctgaaaaatgttcacaccgaaaatccccaacacagataagcgcacctgggacagtgtattatgattcgggtagggcgtcgggcccgacgccctacccgaatctcgtgcttatttgctgatttctcagcaattacacaatttcttccagaatccttggcacatgcgttttatttatacaaacagacactttagtggtcatttcattggattctgtacgaactcattttgatatcgttaccaaaactagcatttacctttaacagaTCTGTTTCTAAAATGATATTCTGTCTTTTGACTTTACCATGAAATAATCAATTGTCTCAACTACAGGCATTGAAATTAAATCATCAACTTTTTTTCATCCCAGGGTCTTCACTGCGACTTTGCATGTCTGATGTTCAAGCATCTCAACAACAAGCCATCGGAAGCTCATGTCCAGGGGATCATCAGGGAAGCGGTTAAGATCGAACAGGAGTTCCTGACGGACGCTCTACCCTGCTCTCTCATCGGTATGAATGCCGGCCTCATGAAGACCTACATCGAGTTTGTAGCCGACAGGTTGCTTGTTGAGCTTGACTGTAAAAAGGTGAGTTTGGGACTGAGGCATTAGCGGGATGGGCTGTTCTTTTCACTATGAGAATCGGAACAGACGGTACCTGTAATTggttaaatcaatatttttgatGGGTAATTGGTGTATGATGTTGCAAATTGGATGGAAACTGATCattgctgaaaaaaaataattctgacAAGTACTTATCATAAAATGATGGTAAATGTGGCTGCGCTACAAAGAGCATGGCATAGCTTGGCCTCCACCAATTTTGTAGGATAATTCAAACTAAGAAAGATCGGATTAAAAAGTTGAAAACTCCAGCAAAAAATACCATTTTACATGTCACAAGTTCATCGAAATATAGCGGAGTCCACAGGAGTTCAATCCGATGTTTTTAATATTAGTTTTTAGCAACCAATTCTGaaagatttttgttgtcaaaGAAGGCTGTAACAAAACCATGTTGAAGCAGTATCTGAATATTTATCCTGTTTAATGATGATTGATTAATGTATTACTAAAACTAATATCTGCGCTGATCCACCTTCATCTACAGGCACATATTACAGGTTTTTTTAGAGCTTGATCATGTTACCactataaaaattatatttccttGTACAGATCTGGAATGTCGAGAACCCATTCGACTTCATGGAAAACATCTCGCTGGAAGGAAAGACAAACTTCTTTGAGAAGAAGGTCGGTGAATACCAGCTGATGGGAGTTATGAGCTCCACGAAGTCGAAGG is a window encoding:
- the LOC121430633 gene encoding ribonucleoside-diphosphate reductase subunit M2 B-like is translated as MLSAHSPNTTNNVRNLTTKMQNTAIDDKENGDVFTQKNSTLKPRAILGEVQNLLQVEIPYSQKLKEHAKSKLVKQENTGKRVVSNKREEEPLLRENSRRFVIFPIQYHDIWQFYKKAEASFWTAEEVDLSKDLDHWAKLTDNERHFISHVLAFFAASDGIVNENLVERFSQEVQIAEARCFYGFQIAIENIHSEMYSLLIDTYIKDSAQRDYLFNAVETMPCVTKKAQWALDWISSDSADFGTRVVAFAAVEGIFFSGSFAAIFWLKKRGLMPGLTFSNELISRDEGLHCDFACLMFKHLNNKPSEAHVQGIIREAVKIEQEFLTDALPCSLIGMNAGLMKTYIEFVADRLLVELDCKKIWNVENPFDFMENISLEGKTNFFEKKVGEYQLMGVMSSTKSKEKQHKFSLDEAF